A genomic window from Filimonas effusa includes:
- a CDS encoding DUF885 domain-containing protein, which translates to MRKIAYLGLVLLVLGAGMGCQLMSRNNPTKETNKELNAMFSQYYEERMHLFPLEATSSGDNRFNQSLPVEFTDSYRDTLRDFYKRYLAFVSHYEPDKLNRNDKISYDIFKREMEMSIEGLSFHDNYIPFNQFTGLPLTMGQLGSGSGNQPFKTAKDYDNWLQRMTAFSAWADSAIVYFRKGMAAGYVLPQSIVVKIIPQLNAMLTDTVEKSLFFTPVTTFPDSVGAADRSRLTTAFKTCIRQYTIPAYSRLASFMQQEYLPKASKASGLSALPDGDKVYKYLVRFWTTTNRSPEEIYKTGLAEVARIGAAMDSIKTATGFNGDRKAFFEFLKNDPRFTPYKTPEEVLTAFRNIQARIEPNLKKMFGVKPRSPFEIRQTEAFRAASASAEYNPPSEDGSRPGIFYVPILDATKFNVTSGMESLFLHEAIPGHHYQISLQQENKDLPKFRRFCWYGAYGEGWALYCESLGKELGLYTDPYQYMGALGDEMHRAIRLVVDVSLHTGTMTREQAIAYMMENEAISEQGATAEIERYMVLPGQALSYKIGALKIRSLRDKFSKEQGNAFSLAAFHDNLLKDGCMPLEVLEQNIGKNGK; encoded by the coding sequence ATGAGAAAAATAGCATACCTGGGGCTGGTTCTGTTGGTGTTGGGCGCCGGAATGGGCTGCCAGCTGATGAGCCGGAATAATCCTACGAAAGAAACCAATAAAGAGCTGAACGCCATGTTCAGCCAGTACTATGAAGAAAGAATGCATTTGTTTCCGCTGGAAGCCACTTCTTCCGGCGACAACCGTTTTAATCAATCCCTGCCTGTTGAATTTACCGACAGCTACCGCGATACACTAAGGGATTTCTATAAGCGTTACCTCGCTTTTGTTTCTCATTATGAACCTGATAAGCTAAACCGGAACGACAAAATCAGCTACGACATTTTTAAAAGGGAAATGGAAATGTCGATCGAAGGTCTTTCGTTTCATGACAACTATATTCCTTTTAACCAGTTCACCGGGTTGCCGCTGACCATGGGACAGCTGGGCAGCGGAAGTGGCAATCAGCCTTTTAAAACGGCAAAGGACTATGATAACTGGCTGCAGCGTATGACGGCTTTCTCCGCCTGGGCCGACAGCGCCATTGTTTATTTCAGGAAAGGAATGGCCGCCGGTTATGTATTACCGCAAAGTATCGTGGTAAAAATAATCCCGCAGCTGAATGCCATGTTAACCGACACGGTAGAGAAAAGTCTCTTTTTTACCCCGGTAACAACGTTCCCCGACTCAGTAGGGGCAGCCGACAGGTCAAGGCTGACGACAGCTTTTAAAACCTGTATCCGGCAATATACCATTCCGGCCTATTCCAGGCTTGCCAGCTTTATGCAGCAGGAATACCTGCCTAAGGCAAGTAAAGCAAGCGGGTTATCTGCATTGCCCGACGGTGATAAGGTGTATAAATACCTGGTAAGGTTCTGGACAACTACCAACCGCTCGCCCGAGGAAATTTATAAAACGGGTCTTGCCGAAGTGGCGCGTATTGGCGCTGCCATGGACAGTATTAAAACCGCTACCGGCTTCAACGGCGACCGCAAAGCTTTTTTTGAGTTTTTAAAGAACGACCCGCGTTTTACGCCTTATAAAACACCGGAGGAGGTGCTTACCGCTTTCCGTAATATCCAGGCGCGTATAGAACCCAACCTGAAAAAGATGTTTGGTGTAAAGCCGCGTTCTCCATTCGAGATCCGCCAAACAGAGGCGTTCCGTGCCGCCAGCGCCAGCGCGGAATATAACCCGCCTTCCGAAGACGGCAGCCGCCCGGGAATCTTTTATGTTCCCATTCTCGATGCTACTAAATTCAATGTTACCAGTGGCATGGAAAGTTTGTTCCTGCACGAGGCTATTCCCGGTCATCATTACCAGATAAGCCTTCAGCAGGAAAACAAGGACCTGCCTAAGTTCCGTCGTTTCTGCTGGTACGGCGCCTATGGCGAAGGATGGGCGCTTTATTGTGAAAGCCTGGGCAAAGAACTTGGTCTTTATACAGACCCCTACCAGTATATGGGTGCGCTGGGCGATGAAATGCACAGGGCCATACGTCTTGTTGTCGACGTTTCGCTGCACACCGGCACTATGACCAGGGAGCAGGCGATAGCTTATATGATGGAAAACGAAGCTATCAGCGAACAAGGCGCTACAGCCGAAATTGAGCGTTATATGGTGCTGCCGGGCCAGGCGCTCAGCTATAAGATAGGTGCATTGAAAATAAGGTCGCTCCGCGATAAATTCAGCAAAGAACAGGGGAATGCCTTTTCGCTTGCCGCATTTCACGATAACCTGCTGAAAGACGGATGTATGCCGCTGGAAGTACTGGAACAGAATATCGGCAAAAACGGCAAATGA
- the lysS gene encoding lysine--tRNA ligase, giving the protein MSQQHLSEQEIIRRDKLKELQQLGIDAYPAPLFPVTHYSEDIKAGFSEETKDAYAQVTVAGRIMSLNGKGKVFFIKIQDSKGIIQLYVRRDDICPGEDKTLFDTVVKRLTDLGDIVGVTGAVFVTHTGETSVHAQSFTMLTKSLKPLPVVKRDAEGNVFDAVTDPEFRYRQRYADLIINADVKDTFVKRTKVINTIRDFLNEQGALEVDTPVLQAIPGGAAARPFVTHHNALDVPFYLRIANELYLKRLIVGGFDWVYEFSRNFRNEGMDRTHNPEFTVLEWYTAYKDYYWMMETTEKLFERLALAVHGTTDVQVGDKTISFKAPFKRISILDAIKENTGIDVSQMNEEALRATCQQLNISVAPSMGKGKLIDELFGATSEHTYTQPTFIIDYPVEMSPLTKKHREKAGLVERFELMINGKEIANAYSELNDPIDQRERFEDQVKLMERGDDEAMYIDYDFLRALEYGMPPTSGIGIGIDRLVMLLTNQPSIQDVLLFPQMRPESFE; this is encoded by the coding sequence ATGAGCCAACAACATTTGTCAGAGCAGGAGATCATCCGTCGCGACAAGCTGAAAGAATTACAGCAACTGGGGATAGATGCCTATCCTGCCCCTTTATTTCCCGTAACCCATTATTCCGAGGATATTAAAGCTGGCTTTTCAGAAGAAACCAAGGATGCATATGCGCAGGTTACAGTAGCAGGACGTATCATGAGCCTTAATGGTAAGGGCAAGGTATTCTTTATTAAGATCCAGGATAGCAAAGGCATCATTCAATTATATGTGCGCCGCGACGATATTTGTCCCGGTGAAGACAAAACTCTTTTCGACACGGTTGTAAAAAGACTCACCGACCTGGGAGATATTGTAGGTGTTACAGGTGCTGTATTTGTAACCCATACCGGTGAAACCTCTGTGCATGCACAAAGCTTCACCATGCTTACCAAATCGCTGAAACCCTTACCAGTGGTGAAACGCGATGCAGAAGGCAATGTGTTCGACGCCGTAACAGATCCTGAGTTCCGTTACCGCCAGCGTTATGCCGACCTCATTATCAATGCAGATGTAAAAGATACTTTTGTAAAACGCACGAAGGTTATCAATACCATCCGCGATTTCCTGAACGAACAGGGAGCATTGGAGGTGGACACGCCGGTATTACAGGCCATTCCCGGCGGCGCCGCTGCACGTCCGTTTGTAACACACCACAATGCACTCGACGTTCCTTTTTACCTGCGCATCGCCAACGAACTTTACCTGAAACGTTTGATCGTGGGCGGATTCGACTGGGTATACGAGTTCAGCCGCAACTTCCGTAACGAGGGTATGGACAGAACCCATAACCCCGAATTCACTGTACTGGAATGGTACACCGCGTACAAAGACTACTACTGGATGATGGAAACCACCGAAAAACTGTTCGAGCGCCTGGCGCTGGCAGTTCATGGCACTACCGATGTGCAGGTGGGAGACAAAACCATAAGTTTCAAAGCGCCGTTCAAACGTATTTCCATATTGGACGCTATTAAAGAGAATACCGGTATCGACGTTAGCCAGATGAACGAAGAAGCACTTCGCGCCACCTGCCAGCAGCTGAATATAAGCGTAGCGCCAAGCATGGGTAAAGGCAAACTGATCGATGAACTGTTTGGCGCAACAAGCGAACACACCTATACGCAGCCGACGTTTATTATCGATTACCCGGTGGAAATGAGCCCCCTGACCAAAAAACACCGTGAAAAAGCAGGTTTGGTGGAGCGTTTTGAACTGATGATCAATGGAAAGGAAATCGCCAATGCCTATTCTGAACTGAACGATCCCATAGATCAGAGGGAACGCTTCGAAGACCAGGTGAAGTTAATGGAGCGTGGCGATGATGAAGCAATGTACATCGACTACGACTTTTTACGTGCGCTGGAATACGGCATGCCGCCTACTTCCGGAATTGGCATCGGCATAGACAGGCTGGTGATGCTGTTAACCAACCAGCCCTCCATCCAGGATGTATTATTGTTCCCGCAAATGCGCCCGGAAAGTTTTGAATAA
- a CDS encoding glycosyltransferase family 4 protein gives MPKILFTADQMATPSTGLYHFSLELIKEIQKAVQEDYSLHYLVPRQLRNSNLFGPGTYRTKSGYNRIKWKVKKEFDIIHFLHQTPAILKPHKVIGKKILTVHDLNYLYEYPSFSGHYRHFDNWVKNTIKHCDQIVAISNFTAMDIARHIDYPASKIKVIYNGVSFPDFPENILQVHRPAYQPTRPFLFTVGTVYFKKNFYVLPAMLKYLDIDLIIAGRIDDHSINYYSLIGKEMERFNISKDRVKLLGEISELDKHWYYRNCEGFVFPSFAEGFGLPVLEAMNHNKPLFLSKDTALPEIGGDIAYYFPSMDPEEMAKTVSEGLSNYPGSGKDKQIPAWLELFSWKKAAREYIDVYKKILSE, from the coding sequence ATGCCAAAGATCTTGTTCACTGCCGACCAAATGGCAACTCCCAGCACCGGTTTGTATCATTTCTCCCTGGAGCTGATAAAAGAAATACAAAAGGCGGTTCAGGAAGATTATAGTTTACACTACCTCGTTCCCAGGCAACTAAGAAACAGCAACCTGTTTGGACCGGGCACCTATAGAACCAAGTCGGGGTACAATCGCATTAAATGGAAAGTGAAGAAGGAATTCGACATCATTCACTTTCTTCACCAGACGCCCGCCATTCTGAAACCGCATAAGGTCATCGGTAAAAAAATACTGACAGTTCACGATCTGAACTATTTATATGAATACCCTTCTTTTTCGGGTCACTATCGCCATTTCGATAACTGGGTAAAAAACACGATCAAACACTGCGACCAGATTGTAGCGATCTCCAACTTTACAGCAATGGATATTGCACGGCATATCGATTACCCTGCCAGCAAAATAAAGGTGATCTATAACGGTGTAAGCTTTCCCGATTTCCCCGAAAACATCCTGCAGGTACATCGTCCCGCCTACCAGCCCACGCGGCCGTTTCTCTTCACGGTAGGTACCGTTTATTTCAAAAAGAACTTTTATGTACTGCCGGCAATGCTTAAATATCTCGATATCGATCTCATTATTGCAGGTCGCATCGATGATCATAGCATCAACTACTATAGCCTGATAGGTAAGGAAATGGAGCGGTTCAATATATCGAAGGACCGGGTGAAGTTGTTGGGTGAAATCAGCGAACTCGACAAACACTGGTACTACCGCAACTGTGAAGGCTTTGTATTTCCTTCCTTTGCCGAAGGTTTTGGCCTGCCCGTTCTGGAAGCCATGAACCACAACAAACCTTTATTTCTGTCGAAAGACACTGCCTTACCCGAAATTGGCGGCGATATCGCCTACTACTTCCCCAGCATGGACCCGGAAGAAATGGCCAAAACTGTTTCGGAAGGTCTTTCAAACTATCCCGGCTCCGGCAAAGACAAACAGATTCCCGCATGGCTGGAATTGTTCTCCTGGAAAAAAGCCGCGAGGGAATACATTGATGTTTATAAAAAAATATTAAGCGAATGA
- a CDS encoding glycosyltransferase family 4 protein codes for MKNVALIVQRYGQEVNGGSEYHCRLLAEHLAPDYNVTVLTNCAVDHEDWDNYYQPGRDELNGVEIIRFKNESKRLPKAFRRYTKKLRKKRYNTKGWRNKLYRALDTIDGKSLSHIREEWFRTQGPFCPGLISFLKEHHSRFDKLIFFTYLYYPTAMGIDIAPEKSILIPTAHDEPEIYLPVFTNVFTNPGYILYNSHSEKAFVERKFHNSHIPNQVVGIGIDRANRFIEKEAIPGVDFSKPYFVYVGRMESGKNVGDLIERFKIYKTRFPSDAQLVLVGKGSLKVDDHPDIKPLGFVEEEVKNTVLVNARALIIPSKFESLSMVTLEAMASGVPVVANGECEVLKDHIKMSQAGFSYESQDDFNLALESLRKAPDETMQLNGREYVEKNYSWPQVLKKISAAIERKTVGTGIMP; via the coding sequence ATGAAAAACGTTGCATTGATCGTACAACGCTATGGACAGGAAGTAAATGGCGGTTCCGAATATCATTGCAGGCTGCTGGCAGAACATCTGGCGCCCGATTATAACGTTACAGTACTTACCAACTGTGCCGTAGACCACGAAGACTGGGATAATTATTACCAGCCGGGCCGCGACGAACTAAACGGCGTAGAGATCATCCGCTTCAAAAATGAATCGAAAAGATTACCAAAAGCCTTCCGCCGCTACACCAAAAAACTCAGGAAAAAACGCTACAATACAAAAGGCTGGCGCAATAAACTATACCGCGCACTGGATACTATAGACGGCAAATCGCTGAGCCATATCAGGGAAGAATGGTTTAGAACACAAGGCCCTTTCTGCCCCGGTCTTATTTCGTTTCTCAAAGAGCATCATTCAAGATTTGATAAACTTATTTTCTTCACCTACCTGTATTACCCTACTGCCATGGGTATAGACATAGCGCCGGAGAAAAGCATTCTTATACCTACCGCTCATGACGAACCGGAAATTTACCTGCCGGTTTTTACCAACGTATTTACCAACCCGGGTTATATCTTATATAATTCACATAGTGAAAAGGCTTTTGTTGAACGCAAGTTCCATAACAGCCATATCCCCAACCAGGTTGTTGGCATAGGCATCGACCGCGCCAACCGTTTCATTGAAAAAGAAGCCATTCCGGGAGTTGATTTCAGCAAACCGTATTTCGTTTACGTAGGCCGGATGGAATCGGGGAAAAATGTAGGAGACCTCATTGAACGCTTTAAGATTTATAAAACCAGGTTCCCATCCGATGCACAACTGGTACTGGTAGGAAAAGGCTCCCTGAAAGTAGACGACCATCCCGATATAAAACCATTGGGATTTGTAGAAGAAGAAGTAAAGAACACGGTACTCGTTAACGCCCGCGCCCTGATCATCCCATCAAAATTCGAAAGCCTTTCCATGGTAACACTCGAAGCCATGGCGTCGGGAGTTCCCGTAGTGGCAAATGGTGAATGCGAGGTGCTTAAAGATCATATTAAAATGAGCCAGGCAGGCTTCTCCTATGAAAGCCAGGACGATTTCAACCTTGCTTTGGAAAGTTTAAGGAAGGCACCCGACGAAACCATGCAGCTCAACGGCAGGGAATACGTAGAAAAGAATTATTCATGGCCACAGGTATTGAAAAAAATAAGCGCAGCTATTGAAAGAAAAACAGTCGGCACAGGCATCATGCCGTAG
- a CDS encoding glycosyltransferase, translating into MNKILEYLGIIKRSDARKPFQVQLTLPGKQDITTTEATQPISAQKSKKVSISYAITVHNEGAVYLEPLFQQLLRHVGPEDEIVVLDDFSDEPSTVATLEKYKGNFKFQQKALNGNFGEHKNFLNALCTKKYIFQIDADELLEAPFFLNIKQVMLANPQVELFHVPRINTLDDITDEDIRLGRWGVDKKGWINSPDYQARIYKNIPEIKWEGRLHETITGQAAYAFLPYDDETYSIIHKKTKERWRKQDEFYKTLI; encoded by the coding sequence GTGAATAAAATCTTAGAATACCTCGGTATTATCAAACGAAGCGATGCCAGAAAACCTTTCCAGGTACAGTTAACCCTTCCCGGTAAACAAGACATTACAACAACCGAAGCTACCCAGCCAATAAGCGCTCAAAAAAGTAAAAAGGTTAGCATTTCATATGCCATAACAGTTCACAATGAAGGTGCTGTTTACCTGGAGCCGCTTTTTCAGCAATTACTCCGGCATGTGGGGCCTGAAGATGAGATAGTGGTCCTGGACGATTTTTCAGACGAGCCTTCTACCGTAGCTACGCTGGAAAAGTATAAAGGCAACTTTAAGTTTCAGCAAAAAGCCCTGAATGGCAATTTCGGAGAACACAAAAACTTTCTGAATGCACTGTGTACCAAAAAATATATTTTCCAGATCGATGCCGATGAGCTGCTGGAAGCACCCTTTTTCCTGAATATTAAACAGGTGATGCTTGCCAACCCACAGGTAGAGCTTTTTCATGTACCAAGGATCAATACCCTCGACGACATCACCGACGAAGATATCCGGCTGGGCAGATGGGGAGTCGACAAAAAAGGCTGGATCAACAGCCCCGACTACCAGGCGCGTATTTATAAAAACATACCTGAAATAAAATGGGAAGGAAGGCTGCACGAAACCATCACCGGGCAGGCTGCTTACGCCTTCCTGCCTTATGACGATGAAACCTATTCCATTATTCATAAAAAGACCAAAGAACGCTGGCGGAAACAGGATGAATTCTATAAAACATTGATATAA